A region of the Epinephelus fuscoguttatus linkage group LG22, E.fuscoguttatus.final_Chr_v1 genome:
ACCTATAATAGTTTTGAGGTCAGTTACTTGTACATAGGTGGGGTTTTTTGTTAACTAATGTTAAGAGAAGCACACAAGAAGTAGAAAAGGAACAATCTGCCAAAACCCCAACCCAGCCTTATCCACACACATGTTGTCAGActgagctgtggaggagcaaagaGCTATAGTAACAGAGCAATCAGAGCTTCACCAGGTCAAAAAGTTTAAGTGCTGTTCTGTTTGAGATGTAAACCAGAATACTGCTGAAAGGAGCATCAGTGCCAAGTCCATTACCCTGGAGTAACAAATCTGTTCACACTTCACTCAGTTAAGAGTTGTCTTTTGATTGTGGCTTTTAAACCTCTTTGTGTGGTTAGTTTGGGGCTCCAGTTGGATTCTCAAACAATGAAAGACATTGGAGTGGGTAATGGGGAGCGTAATGACATAGTGAGCCTTGTGAGTTCAAAATCAATGCTCATACAAAGATGATCAGCAGCTATTAGTGTAACCCTAATCAGCGTTTCACAAGTGTTGACAGCCAGAGCTGCCATCTGCAAATTTGCAATTAGACATTTCCAATAGTTTCATTTGATTTGATGTTCAAAATAATTACGGTAACAATGCTTATACGTCAAACTCTGCAAACAGAATACCAACACTGCACTGAAtaccaaaaaggaaaatgattATCAGTGATTTTTCCGTAGACTTACTTTGTCAACTTTGTTTGCCTTCCACCCAACTAAGCTGCTGTAACCAAATCGGACAAAGGTTGCTGAGTGATGCACAGTTAGCTGTGTTCTGGCACCAGCTCTGGGAAGGTTTTAGAGTAATGACCTGGGCCGATTAAGGCTGTGAATAGCTTCAGCTAGCAGAACTGTGGGTCCTTGTTGGCACCTGAAATTGGGCCAATTCTGGCATGTTATTCATTAGATATTTATCAAGTCTTGGATTAGTCTGGGAACCCGATGTGCCTCTGTTAGGTTGGTTAATTGCTTGGAAGGCTTTCACATCAGGGACCCAGGCAAGGATCTGAATATACTTGGACACAAAGTTCAACTGGTTTGATTAGTATCAACACTGTATACCATCCCTGGGCAGGGTATGTCAAGCTCACTTCAGAACGTGGTCTTATAGTATGAGTAGAGTTGCAAAGGCATTTCTCAAAACTGCCAGTCTCCTTTGAAATCTAAATATGCATGCAGCGCCTACCAATCTCATCTTCCGAAATGCACATCCAAGGTTGATGAAGTAGGAAGTCAGGCAAGAATTTCATTCTTGACATTGTTTCCAAAATACAAACTATAGTAGGCATAATGAGAAGGTTGACTGCATTGTATGGGCTTGGGATCTTGTGATTGCTGCTCTTTCTACAGCTGCATGCAAGTctttctgcaggtcttttgcagtcaaatgggggttttgatttgcctttgtAGCAACTGatgagcagctctctcagaaagttttcttggtcatCCAGACCTCAGcttgaccacagttcatgttACCTGCCATTTATTTATTcccaactgaggaaacagctacctgaaaacacttcaCTATCTTCTTATaaccttctcctgctttgtgggcattagttactttagttttcagagtgctaggcagctgtttagaggagcacggctgctgattgttggacaaggtttcaggaggtagagtatttataaagctttgaaatttgcttcGCCTGGGCTTTCCTAATGATGACTGAACAAGCcatagccctaacaagctaattatggtCCGAGACcatggtaaaagttgtctgagagctcatgTCCTGGGGTGCCCAAATTTTTGTGGGcgctcctttcattttttttccactctaaaattgtacaaaacaaaaatgatacactaatcttgcttaaaatgttgaaaagcatgttcgATCTTTAACTTcctgccttttggagatcagtttatCCTCTTCTCGCTTATCAGTCCCCCCAGGATGTCGCAATTGCCGCAACTTtccaatcactgcaactttacCTTAAATTTGAGGTAAAATTATTCGctctttcatgtgtgttttatcATGTGCTTATCCCTTTAAATCATCTTGTGACCCCTCACATTTGTCTGGGGACCCCCTGAGGGACCCCAGCCCCCACTGAAGAAACCACTGTCATAATATAAAGTAATATGTATCATTTGATCTTTTAAATCTAAAACTTAACATGCAGTGTAAAGAAGGGATCCACTTCATCAGTATTGCAGACTAATGTGTATTAATTGTTTGGGACTATAGAAAAGTTGTAAACTGTGTCACAGATTTACTGTATTTCAAATGACTGTTTCCCTCCTTCTTCACTTGCCCAGATTTGAATAGCGTTTGGCGGCAGATTTTGTGTATTGCGGTCTATTATTATGTAACAACTTGGGGCTGGTCCCCGGACAGCCTCTTTGCATGCAGGGCGGGACCCTGCGCTGTCTCCCTCCACACAGCATTTCGCGCTGTGGCTCAGGTAATATTAGCGCCACTGATCTTGTCCCCTCCTCCCTCACCGGCTTCCCATCTGTCTGTTTCAACTGCACAGCTAATTACAGCCAGCCGCGGAGACAAAGCCCGGGTGATTAGGTTAAAGGTATTAATAGTGGGTTTCTATGTGCGGGGTTTTAGTACGTGACGCTGGTGTCACTGTGGGagaaggagcaggagcaggGGGGAAGCCAAACTTCTCAGCTGAAAGTCAAAGATCGTCTATAAAGACGATGAGTCACTcgtttgaaaaagaaaatcgGTGTACAACGAAGAAACTCGGGCGTCATGAGCACCACGGCCGTAGTATGGCAGTTTTATGGTATTTAGAATACTGTTTTCAGCCGTGTAAAAGTTGATCAGCACTAAGTATCGACAGTTACTGAAATGACTTAACTAATGTTAGACTGTGAATGGCTTGTTAAATATTCCACAGCTGTCTTCGGCTGTGACCAGGGGCCTCAGGGTGGGAGGAAGGTGGGGCTGGTTACTCAGGGCCCCAACGGGAGGGGGCTCCTTGAAAAGCCTAGAGTGAAAAGCATGGAtttggttgatttttttgtttttgagtaaTTACTGCCATAACTAAATTTGAATTGCCTAAATGAATCAATTGAAAGACTGAAATCTTTACAAGAAATAGTGGAAGCCCTCTAAAGGCCCCTACAAAATGGCTTACCCACCTCTACACAAGGACTCGCCTTTAAATCCACCTGGAGCCGAGTTTCACCCCTGTTCCACCAAAATTAACACGTGCATGCAGGAtatttaaacatgggtaaaccTGTTAAAAATAGGCAATAGACTCCTTTTTCCATTACCAGTaaaccagagctgtgtacacagcTAATTAGTCTCTTTtaaactcagtgcagactaatttggatcgatttttgagtgctgcttgggcAGAGACGGGCAGTGTTTTGTGGTGCCTCGTCATTGCATCTTGCCGGTAAAGAAGCTAAAATTCATGCGTTCATCCGCGTGTAGTGTTCCCATCAATGTAAATCAGAGCCAGAGGCAATAAATACCTgagactactgcagagtcattttaATGCCAAATAAAACCTCTCTCACTGTATTAAAAACCCAGATGTTAGCAAGTGTTTGTGGGTTTAATCTGAGTGCTCGAGTGACTgcttatgctgctggagcaccaacgTATACCGTCATGTCTTTACCCAGGAAATTGggaatagaaaaaaaacagaaagaaagcaagCAAACTGACCAGGTAAAAACAAGAAATTGTAAAAGGTGCATGAAAAGGAGATGGATCAAGAGAGGACAGGTGGGAGGCCCACAGACACTGCTGTGGATAGCTATACTCACCTCTTTTTCCGgttttacagtatacccacctatcagccaaaacacTATTGAAATATAttggagagtatacccacttcctccctTGTAACCGACGCATCTACAGTAAACCCACCGAATCAACATCCTCtgcaccagtggttcccaactggtccagccacggggtctaGATTTCTCCTTAGTGCAAGGTCAACAGAGTGAAATACATTTAGTGCATACTTGCATTTGGTCATGTCGTCGAACTAGTTTACCATCCCGGTCAAGTGGTTATCCATCCACTCTCCATCAAAGCAGCTCTTTAGAATACAATTTCTGTACTGGAAATTAACTGTACTaatgaaataaagtgtgtttttcataAACTTGACACGTTTACGAATCACTTGCGTCCATTCATATTCGATCCACCACCCGCTTTTGGACCGGGACACACCAGTtggggaaccactgctctacacCACTGGCTTTGCCTTTCTGTATCTCCCCAGAAAGCAGAATGCTGCACGTTGATTTTACATCTATTAATTTTCAAATTGTACTGGAAAGGTGTTGAGTAAAGTtcttttaaagacaaaattgCATCAAGCTCCATTTCTTCCTGATAGACTTCTACAAAGCTTAAATTGTTCTCTCTCGAGTAAATCTTAGCTTTTAGTATTAGGGTCTTCTTTGTTTATGCGAGTTGTTAGAAATAAACCACCTAAAAGTGTGTATGACACAACTTTCCCCGCCACTGCTTGAGAAAATAGCTGCGGAGTGAGACCTCTCATTATTTTACCCTCCCTCAGGCTTGGACAGAGCGCGCCGGTTGCCCCGCCAACACAACTCTGGGAGGCGTGGCCAACATCCACGCCCATTGGTAGAAGCTGAGGCGCGCACCCGAGCACGACAACGCTGACTGGCTGGAGGTTGAGTGACGCACCGTTGACCCGGGCGCTGATTGGCTGGAGTCAGCCAGATGCCTGAGAGCGCCAGAAAACAAGCTTGAGCGGGTGATGCTGGAGTCTTCTCGGGACAGTGTAGAGTTTTCCGCTACTCGGACAGGAGTCTCAGAGGACTGGAGGGACGTGCTGAGGAGGACTGCCCGCTTATTTTGAAGAGGGAAATTAGCTGTTATGTTAGTCTGAAGAAACTGCGCACTGACAAGCCTCTAAAGCCGGACACAGAGCCACATTGGAATAGCTCATTCATTCAGGAGTGGAGGAAGGTAAGAAATGACGTTTTCCCTCCAGCGGTTTCCTTCTATAGTTATGGTATGCCCGTCAGCTGAgctagtaatgttagctaagtaGCTAATTAAAGCTAAATTAGCCTTCGTGACTATAAATAAGTCAGTTATATAGTCACTCCCTTTGAAAGGCTTTGCCACACCTAAATGTAGGGACTAATTTGAGTGAATTGGCCCTTTATTAAGTGGagactgtcatggctacatctAATGCTACATTGAGTTAACGTAATTAATGAACGTCATGTAATAAAACATCCAGTTCCAAACTTGCTACATTAGCTGCAGTTTAGTTGGTCATATTAGCAATAACCAAACTTAATTGATGGGGCTGATTGCTAGGTTATAGCCGTTAGCTTGCTAAGAGCTAGTTAGCTGATGTTATTTGCGCCAAATTCAGCTGACCACTCGTCTTAAGTTTTCTGTACATGCTAATTTTCCCTTAACCTAAACATTCCCCCCACTTAGATACTAGTCAGATAATCTGTTTCtgactttatttaacttttaggACTGCAGTTTTTCCAGATGGAAGTTGAATGTCTAGCACTGAAAGACCTCACGAGTCCCAGGAAAAGTCTCAGggtggagcaggaggaggaggatgggggcCAAAGTGAACAAAAGGTAAGGCTAAGGTGGCCTTGATCTCTTGGGTGGGGTCTCAGCAGAGTGGCAGGTTTGATTATGATGCAGCTGAGGGTGAGCTGCAGAATCAGGCTGATCAGAGACAGATGTCTGGAGTAATGTGGTGGCATCTTAGCAGTCAGATAAGGTTATTAGAGCTGTGGCCTGGGTGGCTCTTGGATTTGAAACGGCTAGGCTAAGTTGGAAAGTAGTGGAATAGAGAATCTTGAAGTGTCTACAAGTCAGTGATTAGCTTGAAAGTACTTGATTTCTTATTCAAAGAAGCAGCACTCAGATTCATTAGCCAAGTGTCAACATTTGACCAAGATAATATTCCAAAATAAAACTCCTGGATGGAGATTTGAGTTTATGCAGCAGCAGGTGGGCATTCACCCAGTATAAGCAAATGTTTGAAACTCTAAACACAGTTGTTTCCATCTCAGGAAAACATCTGCACAGATTGGAGAAAATCCACGCCAGCCAAATCTGCCGATTCCACCTTTCCCGTTTTGCTAATGACCAGAAAAGGTGCCACCCCTGACCTTGCCCACATCACCCCCATCAAACACACAGCCCTGGCCGAACCCTGGACGCCCACGGCCAATCTGAAGATGCTCATCAGTGCCGCGAGCCCAGACATCCGGGACAGAGAGATGAAGAAGGTGCTGTTTAGACCCATAGAGAATGAGAAGGACAAGCCGGCGAGTCCAGATACTGTGGTGGAGGATACAGAGGTGGAGGACTCATGTCAGGTACGTGAAATGggagctaaactaaactaaaactatgtcattaaaaaatacagtttctACAACAGCCAAAAAGGCATTTGATAAGTTTTGTTCTTGTCGAAAATTATTCTTTGTCAGCTGGGGGAAAATCCGCCAGATTGCACTTCTTGTTTGATAGTTTAATTAAAGAAATGCCCTCAGAGGAACCCAAAATTTCAAGTCTTAAATGTTCATGGAGTAAACACATTTCCCTCACTTTATTCACATAAGCAGCTGAGCTCTCAAGATTGTGAGCTTTCAAaagcacaaatacaaacactcaGTTTTGCCTAATAGATAAAGTCATATTGTATATAAAGTGGCAGCCGGAGCCTGAAGTCACTGAGCTTTTGTGATACGATTATTTCTTAAATCCGACATGAAGGTTTTTCCAGCCTTATCAGGATTGCAGGATTTAATTCTTTTCCAAAACATGTGCCCTTGTAGACATTAGTGTAAAAGCAAATAATGGCTCTGAACTGagatgtgtgttaatgtgtatgCTACATGATGTCAGATTCTCTTAATTATTGGTAAAGCACAAGACAGAGGAGTGTTAATCATCTGTCTATGTATacgtttgtctgtctgtccagtttgaagctgtggaggaagaggatgacGCGGACAAAAAGCCGAGCAGGAAGCAGAAGAGCCTGGGTCTGCTGTGCCAGAAGTTCCTGGCCCTCTACCCTGACTACCCACCGCCACACAGCCCCATCTGGATCTCTCTGGATGAGGTGGCGACCAATCTTGGTGAGAAAGAGAGTTTGGACTTGTCCCAGCCACTGCCTGTGCTGTTGCTGTAAACACCTCGTGGGAGGGAGATGATAATGGCAGCAGCTAATGTCCGTTTAATGAGCATTATAAAGTTTTTATGTTATTGCCTTTGGATTTAGGCACAGTTGCTATGGATACTTGTTTTTCATATGAAGAGTATTTTTGCACTGCATTTAATGGAGGGTTGCTGAGCTGCAAGGCTCTTTAGTTTTATAACTTTCATTCGTTTTAATCACAACAGTGACCATTTGGTGTGTATTTACTCAGATGTGAGCATATATTATCCAAGAACGAGTGGGTCATTTCTGTGCTCTTGTACTCAATTTTTCAGGAGTGGAGCGGAGGCGGATCTACGACATCGTCAACGTGCTGGAGTCTCTAATGATCGTGGGTCGGATTGCCAAGAACAGCTACACCTGGTACGGTCGTCTGCGGCTGGAGGCCACgctggaggagctgcagaggaggGGTCGGCAGCAGGGCTACCACCTGCAGGTGGATCTGGCCACTGAGGAGAGGGAGGCTGGACCGGGGCGCGAGGACGACGGAGCGGAAGGGGACGCTGGCAACGGTAATGAACTGAGAGACTAAACTTAGAGtggaaaacaagaaagaaaCCATCTTCTACCTTTTCCACCAGCTTGAATTTCCTCATCCCCTTCTCCTAGCACCCTTTGCATGCTTTAATGGTGGTGATAAAAGGAGCTGCAGTTTATTGTTGCACTTACAGTATAAACCATCTGTTTAATGCCGCACATCTAAAAATGTAAGGAGCACCTTCCACCAAATCATCTTGACAGCTGAACGATCAGTCCCTTCAAACCCACAAGAATGAATACAAGCCTAGTTTCCATAGCGACTCctcatacatgtacacacacatgcacacagcttCTCATTAAGAGGGTATGTGTGTTTAGTCTGGATAATAATAGTGCTTGTGGCAAAGAGGTAGTTAACAAAGGTACATGATGCCCATTGAGTGGTTCATGTCTGCTGGATTTGTTGTGGCTGGTTGGATGTGATGACctcagtaataataatacataatagCTGTCATCGCAGCTGAgcagcacaacaacaaacacctaCAGCAGAAATGGTGTTATTAAGGCATCCGCTGCACATTTAATCTCATGCATTATGATCAGGTCATTATTCCTTGCTGCTGCAACGACCCTGCTGATTAATAAGGTCGTCTTATCTTTTATTATGTAGAGTCCTGGGCGACTGGCAACAGGAAAGACAAATCTCTGCGCATCATGAGCCAGAAGTTTGTCATGCTGTTCCTGGTGTCTAAAACGCAGACGGTGACTCTGGACGCAGCGGCGAAGATCCTCATCGAGGAGAGTCAGGACTCGTCAAGTCACAGCAAATACAAAAGTAAGAAGGCGTTAAACAATATGTCCTGCAGTATAAGTTGCTGTTTCTTTTGTGTAATCAAAACTAAACCTCATCCCTGTATCTTCAGCTAAGGTGCGGCGACTGTACGACATTGCAAATGTGCTGACCAGCCTGGGCCTCATAAAGAAGGTCCATGTGCGTGAGGAGAGAGGCAGGAAGCCGGCCTTCAAGTGGCTTGGCCCcgttgaatttaaaaaatctggAAGTGCTGGTAAGAATTAAAGACAAGCTTTTGACAGtgattaaaggaatagttccaattttttttaagtacaccgactatggataagtgcctcatacaaataaaaaaaatcagacctaTCCCTTTAAGATGCATCAGTGTCATCTGTAAGGTGTTAGATTCATTGATAACTGCTCCTCAGCTGTAGAACATACTGTGAATCTGGCGGCTGCCGCGCTGCCTGAGGCCACGCAGCCAGGCCAGGACCTCAGAAGAGCCAAGATGGCACGGCATGCCTCTTTCAACATCACACCAACCTCTGCAGCCGTACAGCGGCTGATCAACTCTGCACCCTGCAGTCCACGACGAGACATTACGGGTAAGACATTTTTTGTCCATGCCATTGTTTAGTCAGTCAAAACGGAATAATTAATGACATCAGAAGATTTTCTTATTCTTGTGGGATGAATGGTTTTCTCCTCACACTGCAGGTCTGCCAAACCAGCCCGTGGATTACTCCAGAAAGACAAGCAACAATGCAGTGTGTCGACTGCAGTTTGGAAACAGCGCTGAGTGAGTtaatactaacacacacacacacacacacacacacactcagatactCTGTATCACCCCTGCATTCTCTTGGTTTAGATTCATCTACAGTCATCTACCACCGATTTACTGCCAAACTATTTACCGCACATAGTTGCTCTTTTTGCTAACCTTTGCCAGTCTATCAGTATTACTGGAGAAAATCCACATCAGCTGCTTTTAACAAGGGCAAATGGTCCTATAGCTGTTGGAAGATGAAGTCATTATATTATAAACGGTTCAGACTGAAGCTACACTATTACATCTAAATGAATAAAGTGAGTTTGTACTGTCACATTAGGCATTAGAAGCTATTTACAGTGACCTAGTTATAAGATGCAAAGGCTCCCCATTCACTGAAGGGGTTTTTAATCTCACTCTTCCATACATAATATTTCACAATCACTGCCAGTGTTTGCATTGGCTGGTGTGTTTGTAGCTTTAGGTTACATGCAAGCTATGGATATGAATAGTTTTTGTCTCCTGTGCGTGTATGCATTGGCTCCATAGAAACGGTACACAGTAGTTCATGTTATTTCTATGGTTGGCTTGCTTGTGGCCAAACCACAGCTGCCCCAAGACTGTGGCTGTTAAGTGTTTTCAGAGGGAGGGAGATAATAGGGCTCAGAAGTGTGTGTTGAAAAGGAATATTTTAGACATGAAGCTGGGTAAGAATGCACCAGAGGCAGTGGTAGCCCACAGGATAAGAGCTGGAGGTTCATAGCTGGGAGGTGGCCAGTTAGGGGGGGACTAGAACCTGCAGGCCCAGTCAGGCTCAAGCTAAGAATTAAAGCTTTAATTCTGATGAATAATCATGTTTTAATTCTTTGTTTCCCCCATAGTAACCGtcccaccagcagcagcaacccattAGCTCCATCCTCTGCTCATCCCACCCTGCTGGCACCTTCCCTCCACCCAGAGCACCTCTTTGCACCTTCCCCCTCTCCCCACTGCTTGGCCTACCTGCCCAGCCTGTCCCAGCCCTCGGTGGTCATGCTGTACAGGGCGCCAGACAAGCCCGAGCAGATGCCTGAGGGTCAGAGATCGCCTCGGTTGGAGTCtgaggaggggaggaaaagaAGGAGGGAAGAAAGGGAAGAGGAGGGGGCGGTGGTGAAGAAGAAGGGAACGTTTGGgttagaggaatgtgaaaaggTGAGGTGCTGTTTGATGCGTTTACTTGTATGTTGAAATTTTTACTTTACTGAGACCAGTTTAATTATTTTGGTTCACTAGAGTTATATAAagtcttttttctgtgttttgcacCCACAGTCACAAGATCCTGTTAGTATTTCTGGAGAGCAGACCGTTAAATTGAAAATATGAAACACTACACGCTCACTGACTAGGA
Encoded here:
- the e2f7 gene encoding transcription factor E2F7, which encodes MEVECLALKDLTSPRKSLRVEQEEEDGGQSEQKENICTDWRKSTPAKSADSTFPVLLMTRKGATPDLAHITPIKHTALAEPWTPTANLKMLISAASPDIRDREMKKVLFRPIENEKDKPASPDTVVEDTEVEDSCQFEAVEEEDDADKKPSRKQKSLGLLCQKFLALYPDYPPPHSPIWISLDEVATNLGVERRRIYDIVNVLESLMIVGRIAKNSYTWYGRLRLEATLEELQRRGRQQGYHLQVDLATEEREAGPGREDDGAEGDAGNESWATGNRKDKSLRIMSQKFVMLFLVSKTQTVTLDAAAKILIEESQDSSSHSKYKTKVRRLYDIANVLTSLGLIKKVHVREERGRKPAFKWLGPVEFKKSGSAAVEHTVNLAAAALPEATQPGQDLRRAKMARHASFNITPTSAAVQRLINSAPCSPRRDITGLPNQPVDYSRKTSNNAVCRLQFGNSADNRPTSSSNPLAPSSAHPTLLAPSLHPEHLFAPSPSPHCLAYLPSLSQPSVVMLYRAPDKPEQMPEGQRSPRLESEEGRKRRREEREEEGAVVKKKGTFGLEECEKMRAEPQREAAECSQTHNSGISPNHRVPDESQGASSSEPTQPSHYLYVPNNAGLNSFNFLLSAGQPPASLALPPSSVPTLALPYVLVPSAALSHYPLVASGLQQQGSDAHNKLSFSLPAVMSPAHFMVGAAPYGLAAATSEMSRSPLPSPSTPEQNGLYGSASGTPHSPSGPRHTVTINTQEPLTPHTPKETTPSASKAFFQTPGTLGSVVSAAPAARKRGSAQRRLDVGHPPTS